In Blattabacterium cuenoti, the genomic stretch TTAGTAATTCTTGAATTTCTTTTTTCATAAATTAAAAAACAAACAACACAAATTTACATTATATTATCTTATCTATATCAAAATCAATACAAAAATTAGTTCATATTTATGAAAAGGGAAAAGTATTATGAAGATCTTATTCCTTTAGTAGGAAAGAAAAATGAAATTATAGGATTTGAAAAAAAAGAAAAAATTCATGCAGAAGGATTATTGCATAGTGCTGTTTCCGTTTTTATTTTTAATTTTGAAAATAATTTAATGTTACAAAAAAGATCTTCAATAAAATATCATTCTTCTTTACTTTGGACTAATACCTGTTGTAGTCATCCTAGAAAAAATGAATCTGTTTTAAAAGCAGCACATCGTTGTTTGATAGAAGAAATGGGTTTTGATTGTTTCTTAGAAAAAAAATTTAGCTTTACTTATCATGGATTTTTAAGTAATGGTTTAATAGAAAATGAATTAGATCATGTATTTGTCGGATATTATGAAAAATCTCCAATTATAAATTTCAAAGAAGTAGATAATTGGAAATGGATTTCATTAAATGAATTAATTAAGAATATTCATATTTATCCAAACTCTTACACGATTTGGTTAAAAATTATTGTTAGAGATTATTTAAATCAATTAAAACGAATATGATAGCTACTATAAATAGAAAAGGATATTTTAGTGCGGCTCATAGACTTTACAACAGTCATTGGGACTATAAAAAAAATATTGATATATTTGGAAAATGTGCTCATTTAAACTATCATGGACATAATTATAAATACATTGTAAGTCTAACAGGAGAAATAGATCCTGAAACAGGATTCGTTTTCAATTTGCAAAAATTGAAATATATTCTTTCTGATGAAATAGAAAAACTTTTTGATCATAAAAATATTAATTTAGATATTAAAGAATTTTCATCTATTAATCCCACTATAGAAAACATTGTTATTTTTATGTGGAAAAAAATAAAAAAAAGGATATCTTCTAATTTAGATCTAAAAATGACTTTGTACGAAACGAAAAATAATTTTGTTGAATATGACGGTAACCAATAAAAGTTTTATTAAAAAAACAATTTTATATAATAATCATATTTGTTTAGGTGCTAAAATGGTAAATTATTCTGGATTTTACATGCCTCTTCAATATAATTCTTCTTTAGCTGAACATATGTCTGTGAGAAACAGTGCTGGTATTTTTGATGTCAGTCATATGGGAAAATTTATTTTAAAAGGAAAAAATTCTGAAAAATTAATTCAATATCTAACTACAAATGATTTATCTACAGTAAAAATAGGACAAGCTCAATATACTTGTTTCATTAATAATATAGGTGGAATTATTGATGATTTAGTTATTTATAAAATTTCATATCATGAATTTTTGCTGATAGTTAATGCTTCCAATATTGAAAAAAATAAAAAATGGATTAATGATCATATAAAAAAATATAAATATGATGATTTAAAATTGATAGACACATCTCTAGAATATTCTCTTTTAGCTATTCAAGGCCCATTATCTTTATTTTATGCCCAAAAATTAACAGATATTTTTTTAGATAAAATTTCTTTTTATCATTTTCAAATTGGTAAATTTTCAGGAATAAAAGATGTATTAATTTCTCGTACAGGATATACAGGATCTAAAGGAATAGAAATTTATGTTTCTAATAAAAATGCTGAAAAAATATGGAATGATATTTTAAAAATGGACAAAGATCAAATACTTCCTTGTGGAATAGCAAGTAGAAATTCTTTGAGATTAGAAATGGGATACCGTTTATATGGACAAGATATTTTCGAAACAATAACTCCTATAGAAGCTCATTTATCATGGATAGTAAAATTCAATAAAGAATTCATAGCAAAAAAAATATTACAGAAACAAAAAAAAGAAGGAACATATCAGAAATTTATATCCTTTGTTATCGAAGATAAAAACAAAATTCCTAGAAAAGGATACTTATTTATAGATGAAAATAATATTAATATTGGTCATGTAACTTCTGGTGTTTATTCTCCAGTTTTAAAAAAAGGGATTGGATTAGGATATTTAATAAATCACAATAAAAGAAATTCTGTATTTATTCTTATAAGAAAGAAAAAAATCCCTATTCAAATTGTAAAATTGCCTTTTATAAAAGTATCAAACTGAATTTATTAATTTTAAAAAAATTATATCTTCTTTTTAAGGAAAAAAGCATAATATATTTAAAACATATTAAAGAAAATTTTTTATTAGCCGTTCCTGTTTTTTTTACTCAACTGGGAGTAATATGTATAGGCCTATCTGATAATATGATGGTTGGAATTTTAGGGAAACAAGCTTTAGCTTCAGTATCATTAGCTAATGCTGTTTTTTTTATTATGATCATTTTTGGATTAGGAATATCCATTGCTATTTCTTCTTTAATTGCATCTACGGATGCAAGACAAGAATACAAAAAAGGAGCTATTATTTTTCATCATGGATTAATTTTAAACTTGATTTTATCCGTATTAATGTATGGATTAACATATATATTTTGTTACATTTTTCCTTATTTAGGGCAACCTAAAGAAATATTAAATGAAACTATTTCTTTTTTGAGAATCGTTTCAATCTCTTTCATTCCTTGGATGATATTCGAAGTTTTTCGAAAATTTTCAGAAGGATTATCCTTAGTATTTCCTGGTCTTATTATAACTTGGATCTCTGCATTGATTAATATTATATTAAATTATGTTTTTATAAAGGGAGTTTTTATCGTTCCTAAATTAGGCATTATTGGAGTTGCTTATGCAACTTTAATATCTCGTATAATTATGCTTATAGGTATTTTTATTTTATTGTATAAGTATAAAAAAGTACATAATTATTATAATGAATTAAAATGTTTTTTTTTCAAAAAAAAATATATAAAAAAAATATTACAAATAGGAATTCCTTCTGGATTACATATGTTATTTGAAGTTAGTGCTTTCGCTATTTCTTCTTTTATATCAGGAAAATGCGGAATTAAAGTCTTAGCTGCACATCAAATAGTTATTAGTTTAGTTTCTTCTACCTTTCTTTTAAGCACAGGTTTTTCTGTAGCTGCTACAATTAGAATAGGAAACCAATTAGCGTTAAAAAATTATTTAGAATTAAAAATAATAGGAAGATCTATTTTTTTTATGGGTATTATTTTCATGTTAATTTGTAGTTTTTTCTTTTTTTTATTTAAAAGTTACATTCCTTATATCTATATTCAAAATGATGAAGAGGTTATTAAACTTGCAGAGAAAATGATTGTTGTTGCTAGTTTTTTTCAATTATCTGATGGATTGCAAGGAATTATTCTTGGAGCCTTAAGAGGATTACAAGATGTTCATATTCCTATGTGGATTAGTTTTTTTTCTTATTGGATTATTGCTATACCATCAGCATGGTTCTTGTCTATTACTATCAAAATGGGAGGTGTAGGCATATGGATTGGATTAGGTTTAGGATTAACTATATCAGCTCTGTTACTTTTTATAAGATACAAAACTATAATCGAAAAAATTATAAAAAAAAATACAATAAGTGCTTAATATTCAATTAAATAATTATACGATGTTCTAGTTCATATTAAATATCTATATTTGTTATAAAACATATGAACTCTAATAGTATTTTTACCATTTGTTTATGAAAAACAAAACATTTAAAGAATACAATTTTTTTAACGAAAATATAATTAAAGCTATAGAAGATATTGGATTTAAATATCCCACTCCAATACAAGAAAAAGTTATTCCTTTTTTATTATCTTCAGGAGAAGATATTATAGCATTAGCTCAAACTGGAACAGGAAAAACGGCGGCTTTTGGACTTCCAATTATTCAAAAAATAGATTTTCAATCTATTCTTCCTCAAGCTTTAATTTTATGTCCAACAAGAGAATTATGTATACAAATTACACGAGATCTTTTTCGTTTTTCAAAATTTTCGTCATTTATAAAAATTGTTTCTTTATATGGAGGAGCTAATATCAACACTCAAATAAAATATTTGAAAAGTAAAACTCATATTATAGTAGGAACTCCGGGAAGAATTATTGATTTAATTAAAAGAAAAAAATTATGTTTTAACAAAATTAAATATTTAGTCCTTGATGAAGCAGATGAAATGTTGAATATGGGATTCAAAGATGAATTAGATTATATTATAGAAAAATTACCAAAGAAAAAACAAAGTTTATTGTTTTCGGCAACAATGTCAAGATATATGAATGTGATAGCCCATAAATATTTAAAAAATCCTGTAGAAATTGTAATAGGAAAAAAAAATATAGGTTCTAATGATGTAAAACATGTTTATTATGTCATAGAAAACTTGAATAAAAAATATTTAGCTTTAAAAAGAATTGTTGATATAAATCCTGATATTTATGGAATTATATTTTGTAGCACAAAAAAAGAAACTAAAGAAATAGCTGAAATCTTAATAAAAGATAGTTATAACGCTGATGCTTTACATGGAGATCTTTCACAAACACAACGTGAATCTGTTATGAATAGATTTAGAAATAAAAATTTACAATTTCTTGTTGCTACAGATGTAGCCGCTCGTGGATTAGATGTAAATA encodes the following:
- the gcvT gene encoding glycine cleavage system aminomethyltransferase GcvT, which gives rise to MTVTNKSFIKKTILYNNHICLGAKMVNYSGFYMPLQYNSSLAEHMSVRNSAGIFDVSHMGKFILKGKNSEKLIQYLTTNDLSTVKIGQAQYTCFINNIGGIIDDLVIYKISYHEFLLIVNASNIEKNKKWINDHIKKYKYDDLKLIDTSLEYSLLAIQGPLSLFYAQKLTDIFLDKISFYHFQIGKFSGIKDVLISRTGYTGSKGIEIYVSNKNAEKIWNDILKMDKDQILPCGIASRNSLRLEMGYRLYGQDIFETITPIEAHLSWIVKFNKEFIAKKILQKQKKEGTYQKFISFVIEDKNKIPRKGYLFIDENNINIGHVTSGVYSPVLKKGIGLGYLINHNKRNSVFILIRKKKIPIQIVKLPFIKVSN
- a CDS encoding 6-pyruvoyl trahydropterin synthase family protein — translated: MIATINRKGYFSAAHRLYNSHWDYKKNIDIFGKCAHLNYHGHNYKYIVSLTGEIDPETGFVFNLQKLKYILSDEIEKLFDHKNINLDIKEFSSINPTIENIVIFMWKKIKKRISSNLDLKMTLYETKNNFVEYDGNQ
- a CDS encoding MATE family efflux transporter, with the protein product MVGILGKQALASVSLANAVFFIMIIFGLGISIAISSLIASTDARQEYKKGAIIFHHGLILNLILSVLMYGLTYIFCYIFPYLGQPKEILNETISFLRIVSISFIPWMIFEVFRKFSEGLSLVFPGLIITWISALINIILNYVFIKGVFIVPKLGIIGVAYATLISRIIMLIGIFILLYKYKKVHNYYNELKCFFFKKKYIKKILQIGIPSGLHMLFEVSAFAISSFISGKCGIKVLAAHQIVISLVSSTFLLSTGFSVAATIRIGNQLALKNYLELKIIGRSIFFMGIIFMLICSFFFFLFKSYIPYIYIQNDEEVIKLAEKMIVVASFFQLSDGLQGIILGALRGLQDVHIPMWISFFSYWIIAIPSAWFLSITIKMGGVGIWIGLGLGLTISALLLFIRYKTIIEKIIKKNTISA
- a CDS encoding isopentenyl-diphosphate Delta-isomerase, producing the protein MKREKYYEDLIPLVGKKNEIIGFEKKEKIHAEGLLHSAVSVFIFNFENNLMLQKRSSIKYHSSLLWTNTCCSHPRKNESVLKAAHRCLIEEMGFDCFLEKKFSFTYHGFLSNGLIENELDHVFVGYYEKSPIINFKEVDNWKWISLNELIKNIHIYPNSYTIWLKIIVRDYLNQLKRI
- a CDS encoding DEAD/DEAH box helicase, which gives rise to MKNKTFKEYNFFNENIIKAIEDIGFKYPTPIQEKVIPFLLSSGEDIIALAQTGTGKTAAFGLPIIQKIDFQSILPQALILCPTRELCIQITRDLFRFSKFSSFIKIVSLYGGANINTQIKYLKSKTHIIVGTPGRIIDLIKRKKLCFNKIKYLVLDEADEMLNMGFKDELDYIIEKLPKKKQSLLFSATMSRYMNVIAHKYLKNPVEIVIGKKNIGSNDVKHVYYVIENLNKKYLALKRIVDINPDIYGIIFCSTKKETKEIAEILIKDSYNADALHGDLSQTQRESVMNRFRNKNLQFLVATDVAARGLDVNNITHVINYSIPKESEIYVHRSGRTGRAGNTGISVCIIQTKEIRNLREFEKKIGKNFNRLMLPTGEEICEKQLFYFIEKVKKVVVDDKLMTKFLPEIQKNLEFLDKKELIKRFYWIEFNHFINYYKNSKDLNPIPISNKDNHHYKKKKSFSKLFLNIGSKDNLTKLGLINLINQAVKNSRRINIGHIEILSNSSLFEVEKRYRNKILMGMSRINHLGRPFSIEIKN